In Rahnella aquatilis CIP 78.65 = ATCC 33071, one DNA window encodes the following:
- a CDS encoding Zn-dependent oxidoreductase, translated as MNSVVIQEPGKLVIEQRALPVPAAGEVRVRVSHAGICGSDVHIYHGHNPFAKYPRVIGHEFFGHIDSVGEGVDAKRIGERVVIDPVVSCGHCYPCSIGRPNVCAELQVIGVHRDGGFSDYACAPAKNAYVVPDVIPDKLASMVEPFTIAANITAFLKPTPQDTALIYGAGPMGLTVIQVLKGVYGVQKVIVADRIDERLQMAQVSGADWTINNSERSVADELAAEGVRPTLIVDAACHPAILQEAILLASPAARIGMMGFSGEPSLVTQQSITSKEISLFSSRLNSHRFPQVIEWMEQGKIAPEKLVTHWMPASEVEAALTLFEKDQRSCCKVLLTF; from the coding sequence ATGAACAGTGTCGTTATTCAGGAACCTGGAAAATTAGTCATCGAGCAACGTGCTTTGCCGGTACCTGCCGCCGGTGAAGTACGAGTTCGGGTCAGTCATGCGGGCATCTGTGGTTCAGATGTGCACATTTATCACGGTCACAATCCGTTTGCGAAATATCCACGGGTAATCGGCCATGAGTTCTTCGGCCATATCGACAGCGTCGGCGAAGGCGTAGACGCCAAACGTATCGGTGAGCGCGTGGTTATCGATCCCGTCGTCAGTTGCGGACACTGTTATCCGTGCTCGATTGGCCGCCCGAATGTCTGTGCAGAATTGCAGGTTATTGGCGTCCACCGCGATGGCGGTTTCAGTGATTACGCCTGCGCGCCGGCGAAAAATGCCTATGTGGTGCCGGATGTGATCCCGGACAAACTCGCCAGCATGGTCGAGCCGTTTACTATCGCGGCCAATATCACGGCGTTTCTGAAACCAACGCCGCAGGATACTGCGCTGATATACGGCGCAGGCCCGATGGGGCTGACGGTGATTCAGGTGCTGAAAGGTGTTTATGGCGTGCAGAAAGTGATTGTCGCTGACCGTATCGACGAACGGTTACAGATGGCGCAGGTAAGTGGTGCTGACTGGACAATTAACAATAGCGAACGCAGCGTGGCGGATGAGCTGGCCGCCGAAGGGGTACGCCCGACGCTCATCGTTGATGCTGCCTGCCATCCGGCGATTTTGCAGGAAGCTATTCTGCTGGCGTCTCCGGCAGCACGTATCGGTATGATGGGTTTCTCCGGCGAGCCCAGCCTGGTAACGCAACAAAGCATTACCAGCAAAGAGATTTCACTGTTTTCTTCACGCCTGAACAGTCACCGGTTTCCGCAGGTGATTGAATGGATGGAACAGGGAAAAATCGCACCCGAAAAACTGGTGACGCACTGGATGCCCGCCAGCGAAGTGGAAGCGGCATTAACGCTGTTTGAGAAAGATCAGCGCTCCTGCTGCAAGGTTTTACTGACATTCTGA